GTCCGTGAGCACATCCCCGGCGGCTCATCGCGGCGGCGCCCCGGCGCCCGCGGGCGCCGCCGGGCCGGACTCCGCCCGCGACGGCATCGCGTGCCCGCCGCCGACGACGCCGCCCCCGAGCGTCGCGCGGAACGACTCCAGCATCTCCGTGTCGTTGCCCGAGATCACCCATCGGGCGCCGACGAGGTAGGCGCCGCCCCACTTCCTGGCCTCCGCGAGCCACGCGTCCCTGCCCTCGTCGGTGGAGAACGTGGTCACCGTGTACTGGCCCGTGCCGGTCCCGCACACGCCCTGCCGCAGTTCCTCGGCGTCGGTCTGGACCCGCGGTCTCGCGCAGCCGGTCCTGGCGGCGAGCTGCTTCAGCGTGGCGGGCGGCCCCGGGTTCGCCCCGGCGGCGGGCGCGCCGGAGGGCTCGCCGCACCCGGTGACGAGCGCGAGGGCGAGTGCGGACCCGAGAAGCGCGGACGCGCGGGCCGCGGCGGAGGTGGGACGTCGCATGGCAGGTCTCCCGTTCGGTGTGAAGTGCCGGGGGCGTCGGGGAATCGGCCGCCGACAGCGGGTACGGCGTCTCCACGCTCCCGGTTCACAGCACTTCGTCCGCCGCGGGCCTGTCGCGGCGCGGCGGCATGCCCGGCACAGAACTTCCCGCGATCGTCGAACCGTCGCGCCGTCGCCCGCGTACCTCGTCCCGATGGGCCACGACACCAGGCCTCCACGAGCACAGACTCCGGGAGGGGTTCGAATGATCCGAGACAGGCACAGACGGCGGCGCCGGCCGGTCCTGCGCGCGCTGGCTCTCGGCGGGGCAGGGGTGGGCCTCGTCCTGGCGAGCATGACGCCGGCCGCGTGGGCGGACGAGACACCGTCACCCGCGCCCGCCTCCGCCTCCGCCCCCGCCTCCGCCTCCGCCGAGCCGGAGGCGGGCGCGCGGAGCGCGGTCCGCCGGGAGGCGGGCCGGGTGAGCTGCCCGTCGGTCGCCGAGCGGCTGAACGGCCTGGGCTCGGCCGCCGACCCCGCGGTGCGGCGCGACCTCGCCCTGCTGGACCGCCAGATCGCCCAGGCCGACCGGCGCCTGGCCGGGCTCGGATCCCGCGCGACCGCCGGTCAGATCAGGGCGTTCGTCCTGAACCCGCTCCGGCTCCAGCGGCAGGCCGTCGTCGGACGTGTCGCGGACGTCCTGCGGCGCGCCGGCGAGGACGTCACGGTGCTACGCGGGGTGACCACGTGCACGGTCGCCGAGGCCGGCCAGGAGCCGTCCCCGAGCCCCACCGCGACCGGCCCGGCGGCGTCCCCTTCCCCCACGGGGGACGGCGGCGGCGCGTCGCCGTCGCCGAGCCCCACCGCGACCGGCGCCGGCGGGCCGTCTCCTGACGACTTCGTCGACATCCGCCGCGTCCGGCCCAACGTGAACACCCCCGCCGTCCGGCGGGGCGGCTCGCGGGGCACGTTCGTCTCCCGGTGCGGGCGCAACGAGCAGGGCCACCACAACTCCGACAACGTCATCGTGGCGCCGGGCGTGACCAACGGCGCGCACCACGTCCACGACTACGTGGGCAACCTCGACACCAGCGGCCTCTCCACCAACGAGAGCCTCCAGGCCGCGGGCACGACCTGCGCCAACGGCGACAGGTCCGCGCACTACTGGCCGGTCCTGCGCCTGCGGAGGGGCCAGGGGAGCGACGCCGGCGAGCCGGGCGGCGGCCTGGACGGCAACGTCGGCCGGATACTCAGGCCCGCCTCGGTGACGCTGACGTTGCGCGGCAACGCCACGGCCAAGGTGGTCGCGATGCCGGCCTTCCTGCGCGTCATCACCGGCGACGCCAAGTCCTTCACCAACG
The Sphaerisporangium krabiense genome window above contains:
- a CDS encoding DUF1996 domain-containing protein, with amino-acid sequence MIRDRHRRRRRPVLRALALGGAGVGLVLASMTPAAWADETPSPAPASASAPASASAEPEAGARSAVRREAGRVSCPSVAERLNGLGSAADPAVRRDLALLDRQIAQADRRLAGLGSRATAGQIRAFVLNPLRLQRQAVVGRVADVLRRAGEDVTVLRGVTTCTVAEAGQEPSPSPTATGPAASPSPTGDGGGASPSPSPTATGAGGPSPDDFVDIRRVRPNVNTPAVRRGGSRGTFVSRCGRNEQGHHNSDNVIVAPGVTNGAHHVHDYVGNLDTSGLSTNESLQAAGTTCANGDRSAHYWPVLRLRRGQGSDAGEPGGGLDGNVGRILRPASVTLTLRGNATAKVVAMPAFLRVITGDAKSFTNGTTNANARWTCTGFENRQLTDKYPICPRGSQVVRLLRFQSCWDGRNTDSANHRTHVAFTAADGSCPEGFQAVPALEQRVAYDVPPGPVFALDSFPEQLHKPVTDHGDFINVMPDTLMRQAVACINSGRRCG